In the genome of Pediococcus claussenii ATCC BAA-344, one region contains:
- a CDS encoding BglG family transcription antiterminator, whose product MKFTDRELNLLNLLIMNPTGLKMNELERELGISKRTIFRVFSDIEPELASYTVKINNSDQKYLLMGNGKSLDTLGTEVRLEKSTIQDFTIQQRQNAIAVQLLLANEPIKMQSFALDFHTSNATISKDINALENVFSDYNVNLNRLKSKGISVEGKEFDVRNLAVSIVDSEVNTYEFFKVLASENSLAESQSVTKFFIRILGSAVIRKSYKSIRAYQKTYFKNLSDNSLQRLVIILAVMLRRLEEKQLIQELPPFNHESVLKDQRKTLDIFLKFDSSIKQEISGLEVNYFTLQMQSIDNDYENDADFEKYDLKLSLKVKQLIKMVSEKFNWRFLEDEELYQDLMLIMNNSSVTETREVQKNIEESIEVQNLRSTVRDSIQDSMNVTKLSGWQMEAITNTFITAFSIGVLTRSLSVLVVCPNGIVTAQIIRNQLLQKIPEVGKIKVARTSSLEKMDFDQYDLILSTIDLPGFPIEYRKVSPLLLNEDIESLERFIRTQLVHRKNDVKHELERNENVSFEQFASDVVRSRNLLNAVRIVEVNNIGKSIAEILMMIVGGLSKEIVSDTNEVVGKLLHRLAQSPVGIPNSELGLIHTTSKYVENNFCSIYQLQDPIEFQAIGGEKINLKRIVLLLGKFEMTGLENQIISSISTTVIESDSNIKTFEQGNQTEIRQTIGSKFVQILKSEG is encoded by the coding sequence ATGAAATTTACTGATCGAGAATTAAATCTTTTAAACTTATTGATAATGAATCCAACTGGTTTGAAAATGAATGAGTTGGAAAGAGAGCTCGGCATCAGTAAACGAACAATCTTCCGTGTTTTTTCAGATATTGAACCTGAATTAGCAAGTTATACAGTAAAAATAAATAATTCAGATCAAAAGTATTTGTTGATGGGGAATGGAAAAAGTCTTGACACACTTGGAACAGAAGTACGACTTGAGAAAAGTACTATCCAAGATTTTACAATTCAACAACGTCAAAATGCGATTGCTGTGCAGCTTTTATTAGCTAACGAGCCAATCAAAATGCAAAGTTTTGCCTTAGATTTTCATACTAGCAATGCGACAATTAGTAAAGATATCAACGCATTAGAAAATGTTTTTTCTGATTATAATGTGAATTTAAATCGATTGAAGTCTAAAGGAATAAGCGTTGAAGGAAAAGAATTTGATGTACGAAACTTAGCAGTCTCAATTGTGGATTCAGAAGTGAATACGTACGAATTCTTCAAGGTGTTAGCTTCTGAAAATTCTTTAGCAGAAAGTCAATCAGTTACAAAGTTTTTTATCAGAATCTTGGGTAGTGCGGTTATTCGAAAAAGCTACAAAAGTATTAGGGCGTATCAGAAAACATATTTTAAAAACTTATCAGATAATTCCTTGCAAAGACTAGTAATAATTCTGGCTGTTATGCTAAGAAGACTTGAAGAAAAACAATTAATTCAGGAATTGCCACCATTTAACCACGAAAGTGTTCTTAAAGATCAGCGAAAAACATTGGATATATTTTTAAAATTTGATAGTTCGATTAAACAAGAGATTTCGGGGTTAGAAGTAAATTATTTTACGCTACAAATGCAGTCGATTGACAATGATTACGAGAATGATGCTGATTTTGAAAAGTATGATTTGAAACTCTCACTTAAAGTAAAACAATTAATTAAAATGGTAAGTGAAAAATTCAATTGGCGTTTTTTAGAGGATGAAGAGCTTTATCAAGATTTGATGTTGATTATGAATAACTCCTCTGTAACAGAAACACGTGAGGTTCAAAAAAATATTGAAGAAAGCATCGAAGTACAAAATTTGAGGAGTACGGTTCGCGATTCCATTCAAGACAGTATGAATGTTACAAAGCTATCAGGTTGGCAAATGGAAGCGATTACAAACACTTTTATTACAGCATTTTCAATTGGAGTACTAACCAGGTCTTTATCAGTTTTGGTTGTTTGTCCAAATGGGATTGTAACTGCTCAGATTATAAGGAATCAATTGCTTCAAAAGATTCCCGAAGTTGGGAAGATCAAGGTTGCTAGAACTTCTAGTTTGGAAAAGATGGATTTCGATCAATACGACTTAATATTATCAACAATTGATCTACCGGGATTTCCGATTGAATATCGAAAGGTAAGTCCATTGTTACTGAACGAGGACATCGAATCGTTGGAGCGGTTTATCCGAACACAGTTAGTACATCGTAAAAATGACGTGAAACATGAATTAGAGAGAAACGAAAATGTATCATTTGAACAGTTTGCTAGTGATGTTGTTCGGAGTAGAAATTTACTTAACGCGGTTCGTATTGTCGAGGTGAACAACATTGGCAAATCAATAGCTGAGATATTGATGATGATTGTTGGTGGACTTAGCAAAGAGATTGTAAGTGATACAAATGAAGTTGTTGGTAAATTATTACATCGTTTAGCGCAAAGCCCGGTTGGAATTCCTAATTCTGAATTGGGATTGATTCATACGACAAGCAAGTATGTTGAAAATAATTTTTGCTCAATTTATCAGCTACAAGATCCAATTGAATTTCAAGCTATTGGTGGAGAAAAAATTAATTTAAAGCGAATTGTTCTATTGCTTGGAAAGTTTGAAATGACGGGTCTGGAGAATCAAATCATTTCTAGTATAAGTACGACGGTTATTGAAAGTGATTCTAATATAAAGACGTTTGAACAAGGAAATCAAACGGAAATACGACAAACGATTGGAAGTAAATTTGTACAAATATTAAAAAGTGAAGGCTAG
- a CDS encoding PTS sugar transporter subunit IIA, translating into MQALEENMILLDQHVATKEEAIRLAGQLLVDGGCAEPEYIESMQARNRDVSVYMGNFIAIPHGTDDGKRFIKKTGISIVQVPMGVDFSGDDEQDEKLVTVVFGIAGLNGEHLDILSKIAIFCSDINNVVKLADAQTKDEIISLLKNVD; encoded by the coding sequence ATGCAGGCTTTAGAAGAAAATATGATTTTGCTGGATCAACATGTTGCGACCAAGGAAGAGGCAATTCGCTTAGCTGGTCAGTTATTAGTTGATGGAGGCTGTGCTGAACCTGAATATATTGAGTCAATGCAGGCAAGGAATCGTGATGTTTCAGTATATATGGGAAACTTCATTGCAATCCCACATGGAACAGATGACGGAAAGAGATTTATCAAGAAAACGGGTATTTCAATCGTTCAAGTACCGATGGGAGTTGATTTCAGCGGTGATGATGAACAGGATGAAAAATTGGTTACAGTTGTTTTTGGAATTGCTGGATTAAATGGTGAACATTTGGATATTTTGTCTAAGATTGCGATTTTCTGTAGTGACATTAATAACGTTGTTAAATTAGCGGACGCACAGACAAAAGATGAAATTATTAGCTTATTGAAGAACGTGGATTAA
- a CDS encoding mannitol-1-phosphate 5-dehydrogenase — MNDVHFGAGNIGRGFIGETLAKNGFSITFVDVNAEIIDAINERGTYQVELAAEGHEQIKVDGVQGINNSTDPDKVVKAIAETDLITTAIGPKVLTFIAPLIADGIKARQQNGNTTKLDVIACENMIGGSQFLKEEVYKHLSDDDKAFADENIGFPNAAVDRIVPLQKHDDPLFVSVEPFKEWVVDQSQMKNPTIKLDGVEYAESLDPFIERKLFSVNTGHATVAYTGKYFGYETIGDAIKDDKVLTQLKGALAETGDLLIHKWNFDPETHKAYQEKIIARFQNPYISDDIARVARTPIRKLGYDERFIRPIRELKERKLDYKVLLDTVGMVLHFDEPKDEESQKLQEMLKNQTVEAVVRDVTKLNDAELVDAIVKSYKSK, encoded by the coding sequence ATGAATGATGTACACTTTGGAGCTGGAAATATTGGAAGAGGTTTTATCGGAGAAACTTTAGCAAAAAACGGATTTTCAATAACTTTTGTTGATGTAAATGCTGAAATTATTGACGCAATTAATGAACGGGGAACATATCAAGTTGAGCTTGCAGCAGAGGGCCATGAGCAAATTAAAGTTGATGGGGTACAGGGAATTAATAATTCTACGGATCCTGATAAAGTTGTAAAAGCCATTGCTGAAACTGACTTAATAACAACGGCAATTGGTCCAAAGGTTCTAACGTTCATTGCTCCATTAATTGCTGATGGCATTAAGGCGCGCCAGCAAAATGGTAATACAACCAAACTAGATGTAATTGCTTGTGAAAATATGATTGGAGGCTCACAATTCTTAAAAGAAGAGGTATACAAACATCTTAGTGATGATGACAAGGCGTTTGCTGATGAAAATATTGGTTTTCCTAACGCTGCCGTTGATCGTATTGTTCCCCTACAGAAACATGATGATCCATTATTTGTATCTGTAGAACCTTTTAAGGAATGGGTTGTTGACCAATCACAGATGAAAAATCCCACAATTAAACTAGATGGCGTCGAGTACGCTGAGTCTCTTGATCCATTCATTGAACGTAAATTATTCTCAGTTAATACTGGACATGCAACTGTTGCATACACTGGTAAGTACTTTGGTTATGAAACAATTGGAGATGCTATTAAAGACGATAAAGTTCTTACACAGTTGAAGGGTGCTTTAGCAGAAACCGGCGATTTACTTATTCATAAGTGGAACTTTGATCCCGAAACGCACAAGGCTTATCAAGAAAAAATAATTGCAAGATTCCAAAACCCATATATTTCTGACGATATTGCTCGTGTTGCTAGGACACCAATTCGTAAACTTGGTTATGATGAGCGTTTCATTCGTCCAATTCGTGAATTGAAGGAAAGAAAACTTGATTATAAGGTACTTTTGGATACAGTTGGAATGGTTTTGCATTTTGATGAACCCAAAGATGAGGAGAGTCAGAAGTTGCAAGAAATGTTGAAAAATCAAACTGTTGAAGCTGTTGTAAGAGATGTAACAAAGCTGAACGATGCGGAATTAGTAGACGCAATTGTGAAATCATACAAATCCAAGTAA
- a CDS encoding acetate/propionate family kinase: MEKTIAINAGSSTLKFKLFEMPEETTISSGQVDRIGIEGSNFVIKTPDGKKVEIDKPIKDHEEAVNLLLEQLLKLKIIKSYDEITGVGHRVVAGGEIFTDATLIDDKVLQQIEALKEYAPLHNGANAVGIKAFKKVLPNITSVAVFDTSFHQTLPEKNYLYSIPYEYYTDYGARKYGAHGTSHQYVSKRAAKLMGRPLEELDLITMHLGAGASITAVKGGKSFDTSMGFTPLAGITMATRSGDIDASLVSFLERKLELSPDEMSTILNNKSGLLGISGVSPDLRDIEDEKDNGNHRAELAVDIFVNNIVKYIGSYAAEMGNVDGIVFTAGIGENSWKMRKRIGAALKLFNVKIDLDVNQNGKGERFINAEDSGIKVMVIPTNEELAIAQQVERFKK; the protein is encoded by the coding sequence ATGGAAAAAACGATCGCAATAAATGCGGGAAGCTCAACTTTAAAGTTTAAACTTTTTGAAATGCCTGAAGAAACGACCATATCTTCAGGCCAGGTTGACCGAATTGGAATTGAAGGCTCTAACTTTGTTATAAAAACTCCTGACGGAAAAAAGGTTGAGATTGATAAACCAATCAAAGATCACGAAGAAGCTGTAAATTTACTATTAGAACAATTATTAAAACTGAAAATAATTAAAAGCTATGATGAAATTACGGGTGTTGGTCATCGAGTTGTTGCGGGAGGTGAAATTTTTACTGATGCAACATTGATAGATGATAAAGTATTACAACAAATTGAAGCCCTGAAAGAGTACGCGCCTCTACACAATGGTGCAAATGCTGTTGGAATTAAAGCATTTAAAAAAGTACTTCCTAACATTACAAGTGTTGCAGTTTTTGATACATCGTTTCATCAAACGTTACCAGAAAAGAACTATCTTTATAGTATTCCGTATGAATATTACACCGACTATGGTGCACGTAAATACGGTGCACATGGAACGAGCCACCAATATGTTTCGAAGCGCGCTGCTAAGCTAATGGGAAGACCGCTTGAAGAGCTGGATTTAATTACTATGCACTTAGGGGCCGGTGCCTCCATCACAGCAGTTAAAGGTGGTAAATCATTTGACACTTCAATGGGTTTTACCCCACTAGCCGGTATTACTATGGCAACTCGTTCAGGTGACATAGATGCATCTCTTGTATCATTTTTGGAAAGAAAATTAGAGCTAAGCCCTGATGAAATGTCAACGATTCTAAATAATAAGTCAGGCTTACTAGGAATTTCTGGTGTTTCGCCAGATTTGCGGGATATTGAAGATGAAAAAGATAATGGAAATCATCGTGCCGAATTAGCTGTTGATATTTTTGTTAATAATATTGTTAAGTATATTGGATCATACGCTGCTGAGATGGGGAACGTTGATGGAATTGTTTTCACGGCCGGAATTGGTGAAAATAGTTGGAAGATGAGAAAACGAATCGGCGCTGCTTTAAAATTATTTAATGTTAAAATTGATTTAGATGTGAATCAAAATGGTAAGGGCGAGCGTTTCATTAATGCTGAGGATTCAGGTATTAAAGTAATGGTAATTCCAACTAATGAAGAATTAGCAATTGCTCAACAAGTGGAACGCTTCAAAAAATAG
- the pta gene encoding phosphate acetyltransferase, whose protein sequence is MDLFESLKTKIINQGKKVVFPEGNDKRIQGAAIRLLQDKLVLPVLLGSKDEIRQTAQQNGFNLDGIVIIDPNDYEKSKLEEMTNALVERRNGKNSREDVIKMLQDVNYFGTMLVYMHEADAMVSGAAHATGDTVRPALQIIKTKPGMKRISGSFIMQRDDERYIFGDSAINIDPDADTLAEIAIQSAETARLFDIDPKIAMLSFSTKGSAAGAMVTKVQEATKIAQEREPETPIDGELQFDAAFVESVGESKAPGSKVAGHANVFIFPELQSGNIGYKIAQRLGGFEAIGPILQGLNAPVSDLSRGANEEDVYKVAIITAAQSLA, encoded by the coding sequence ATGGATTTGTTTGAAAGCCTAAAAACTAAAATTATAAATCAAGGTAAAAAAGTAGTGTTCCCAGAAGGAAATGATAAAAGGATTCAGGGCGCAGCAATCCGGCTTTTGCAAGATAAGCTGGTTCTACCAGTTCTTCTAGGAAGCAAAGATGAAATAAGACAGACCGCTCAACAAAATGGATTCAACCTAGACGGAATCGTAATAATTGATCCTAACGATTATGAGAAGAGTAAACTTGAAGAAATGACAAACGCTCTTGTGGAACGAAGAAATGGAAAGAATAGTCGTGAAGACGTTATTAAAATGCTGCAAGATGTTAATTACTTTGGGACAATGCTAGTTTACATGCATGAAGCTGATGCGATGGTTTCAGGAGCAGCACACGCGACAGGTGATACGGTGCGCCCGGCATTACAAATTATTAAAACAAAACCAGGAATGAAGAGAATCAGCGGTTCATTTATAATGCAACGGGATGATGAGCGATACATTTTTGGCGATTCTGCAATTAACATTGATCCTGATGCGGATACATTGGCTGAGATTGCAATTCAAAGTGCAGAGACAGCACGTTTGTTTGACATTGATCCTAAGATCGCAATGTTAAGTTTTTCAACAAAAGGTTCAGCAGCGGGTGCGATGGTAACGAAAGTTCAAGAAGCAACTAAGATTGCTCAGGAACGAGAACCTGAAACGCCAATTGATGGTGAGCTTCAGTTTGATGCAGCATTTGTAGAAAGTGTTGGGGAAAGTAAAGCGCCAGGGTCAAAAGTTGCGGGCCATGCCAATGTATTCATTTTTCCAGAGTTACAATCAGGAAATATTGGATATAAAATTGCACAGCGCTTAGGTGGATTTGAAGCAATTGGGCCTATTTTACAAGGATTAAATGCTCCGGTTTCAGATTTATCGCGTGGAGCCAACGAAGAAGATGTGTATAAGGTGGCAATTATTACTGCTGCTCAGAGTTTAGCATAG
- a CDS encoding recombinase family protein, with translation MDKILIGYARVSTLDRQELELEAQIRKLKRFGCKKIYSEKESGSKDQRKEFQKAVRYAKRMALIKNKSVFLIVLKLDRLSRSTRTLLNVVEDLEESSIHLHSMSEQSWVWNRQG, from the coding sequence TTGGATAAAATTTTGATTGGATATGCGCGAGTATCAACTTTAGATAGGCAGGAGTTGGAGCTTGAGGCACAGATTAGAAAACTAAAAAGATTCGGTTGTAAAAAAATCTATAGCGAAAAGGAAAGTGGCTCCAAAGATCAAAGAAAAGAGTTTCAAAAGGCCGTCAGATATGCAAAACGAATGGCACTTATAAAAAATAAATCAGTTTTCTTGATTGTTTTAAAATTGGACAGATTAAGTAGAAGCACAAGAACTCTTTTAAATGTTGTTGAAGATCTTGAAGAATCGAGCATTCATCTGCACAGTATGAGCGAACAAAGTTGGGTATGGAACAGGCAAGGTTGA
- a CDS encoding alpha/beta hydrolase, producing the protein MKKLLKIIFKVLISIAVIFIGYFTIQHFRERELDHLTLVHNRTATLYLPGLGGNELSTGHMINALNRHKIGKKVLIIHVKKDGSLQIEKTGKFGNNNPLIQVLFADNQYPKTEGHQLISIMRLLYNKYKIRNVNFVGHSSGGDIAFYYMIYAHNLHGLPRPNKVVTIGGDFDATTEQLKLLPNDLDVLNIAGEIGNIGSDGLESVKEVKSQGDNLKPFVGRYKYLLYRRWNPLLSFHSMLHENPDIDKIMARFLFGKS; encoded by the coding sequence ATGAAAAAACTATTAAAAATAATTTTTAAGGTACTCATTTCAATAGCTGTGATATTCATCGGATATTTCACGATCCAACACTTTAGGGAACGTGAGTTGGATCATCTTACGCTAGTACACAATCGAACAGCAACCTTATATTTACCCGGTTTAGGAGGAAATGAACTATCAACTGGCCACATGATCAATGCGCTCAATCGGCACAAAATCGGTAAAAAGGTTCTAATTATTCACGTAAAAAAAGATGGCAGTTTACAGATTGAAAAAACAGGCAAATTTGGCAACAATAATCCACTGATCCAGGTTTTATTCGCTGACAACCAATATCCAAAAACTGAAGGCCACCAACTAATTTCCATTATGCGTTTACTTTATAATAAGTATAAAATCCGTAACGTTAACTTTGTGGGCCATTCATCAGGAGGCGATATCGCCTTTTACTATATGATTTATGCCCACAACCTACATGGTCTGCCACGACCAAATAAAGTTGTAACCATCGGAGGCGATTTCGATGCCACTACAGAACAATTAAAACTATTGCCTAATGACCTTGATGTTCTAAACATCGCAGGGGAAATCGGTAATATCGGGTCTGATGGTCTCGAATCTGTTAAGGAAGTTAAATCACAGGGCGACAATTTAAAACCATTTGTTGGTCGATACAAGTATCTATTGTATCGTCGTTGGAATCCTCTTCTATCATTCCATTCGATGCTGCACGAAAATCCTGACATTGATAAAATTATGGCACGATTTCTATTTGGAAAATCTTAA
- the cysS gene encoding cysteine--tRNA ligase: MIRLYNTMTRQKEDFKPLVNNQVSMYVCGPTVYNYIHIGNARSIIAFDTIRRYFEYSGYDVKFVSNFTDVDDKMINTAKKENITVPELANRFINAFREDTRAVNVEPATINPRATEHIPEIIKFIETLIANGYAYEVDGDVYYRARKFKNYGQLSHQNIDELEQGASQHIDDEETERKEDPIDFALWKAQKSDEISWESPWGAGRPGWHIECSVMSTKYLGNTFDIHGGGEDLQFPHHENEIAQSIAATGEQFARYWMHNGFVTVGDENEKMSKSLGNFVTVHDLVKKVNPDVLRFFMATTQYRKPIQYTQSNLDEAQNNLDKIQNAFVNISYRLKDANGKEDYEVAKSAGNLVTDFKAAMDDDFNTQNGITVVYEFVKLINVLSEADQVNGDQLKELIKQFVSMVAVFGIDLKNNEIDDADIEKLIQRRNQARADRDFATSDQLRDELQELGIVLEDTAKGTRWKRNND, from the coding sequence ATGATACGACTTTATAATACGATGACGCGTCAAAAAGAAGACTTTAAACCGCTGGTTAATAATCAAGTTAGTATGTATGTTTGTGGTCCTACTGTTTATAACTACATTCATATCGGTAACGCTCGAAGTATAATTGCATTTGATACGATTCGTCGCTATTTTGAATATAGTGGTTATGACGTAAAATTTGTTTCAAACTTCACGGACGTTGATGACAAGATGATTAATACAGCTAAAAAAGAAAACATTACGGTACCAGAATTAGCAAATCGATTCATTAATGCATTTAGGGAAGATACAAGAGCGGTTAATGTTGAACCAGCAACCATTAACCCACGTGCAACCGAACATATTCCTGAAATAATAAAGTTTATTGAGACTTTGATTGCAAATGGTTACGCGTATGAAGTTGATGGTGATGTGTATTATCGAGCTCGTAAGTTTAAAAATTATGGGCAATTATCACATCAAAATATTGATGAACTTGAACAAGGCGCGAGTCAACACATTGATGATGAAGAGACGGAACGTAAAGAAGATCCAATTGATTTTGCTCTCTGGAAAGCGCAAAAGTCTGATGAAATTTCATGGGAGTCACCATGGGGAGCCGGTCGTCCTGGTTGGCACATTGAATGTTCAGTAATGTCAACTAAATATTTGGGCAATACTTTCGATATCCATGGTGGTGGCGAAGATTTACAGTTTCCACATCATGAAAATGAAATTGCACAAAGTATAGCCGCAACGGGAGAACAGTTTGCACGTTATTGGATGCATAATGGTTTTGTTACGGTTGGCGACGAAAATGAAAAGATGAGTAAATCGCTCGGAAATTTTGTAACAGTTCACGATTTAGTAAAAAAAGTAAACCCAGACGTATTGAGATTCTTTATGGCGACAACTCAGTATCGAAAGCCTATTCAGTACACACAGAGTAATCTCGATGAGGCTCAGAATAATTTAGATAAGATCCAGAATGCTTTTGTAAATATTAGTTACCGTTTGAAAGATGCAAACGGTAAAGAAGATTATGAAGTAGCCAAAAGTGCTGGAAATCTTGTAACTGATTTTAAGGCTGCAATGGATGATGATTTCAACACACAAAACGGAATCACGGTAGTTTATGAATTCGTAAAATTAATTAATGTGTTAAGTGAAGCAGATCAAGTTAATGGTGATCAATTAAAAGAACTCATAAAACAGTTTGTATCCATGGTTGCAGTTTTTGGTATTGACTTAAAGAATAATGAGATTGATGATGCTGATATTGAAAAGCTGATTCAGAGGCGAAACCAAGCTCGAGCTGATCGTGATTTTGCTACAAGTGATCAACTAAGGGATGAATTACAAGAATTAGGAATTGTACTGGAAGATACAGCAAAGGGAACAAGGTGGAAACGAAATAATGACTGA
- a CDS encoding Mini-ribonuclease 3 produces MTEEVNYQALNGIALAYLGDSVYEVYIRRHLIEKGLTKPTRLHHTATRYVSAKAQAALISAMQEENFLTDTEIDAFKKGRNAKSHTSAKNTSVLIYRISTGFEALVGYLSLTNQNERLDEFAQWCIDHVEEGNLRIE; encoded by the coding sequence ATGACTGAAGAAGTTAATTATCAAGCTTTAAACGGTATTGCATTAGCATATTTGGGAGATTCGGTTTACGAGGTATATATACGGCGCCATCTGATTGAAAAAGGGTTAACAAAACCAACGAGGCTACATCATACGGCTACACGATACGTTTCAGCCAAGGCGCAGGCTGCTTTGATTTCGGCCATGCAAGAAGAAAATTTTTTGACGGATACAGAGATAGATGCATTTAAAAAGGGACGTAACGCCAAAAGTCATACGAGTGCCAAAAACACTTCAGTTCTCATTTATCGTATTTCTACTGGGTTTGAAGCACTTGTTGGGTATTTATCTTTAACAAACCAAAATGAACGATTAGACGAATTTGCACAGTGGTGCATTGACCATGTAGAAGAAGGGAATTTACGCATTGAATAA
- the rlmB gene encoding 23S rRNA (guanosine(2251)-2'-O)-methyltransferase RlmB has product MNNEQPNQDFVIGHHAAMASLNSEHSINKVFIQEGLNSEPISRVIKKANQQKIVVQRVTKKKLDLLSDNQNHQGVVLAVAAFKYASMEDVFKLAKEREEEPFILILDNIEDPHNLGSILRTADAAGVHGIVIPKRRAVGLTSTVAKTSTGAIERVPVVQVSNLTSAIEDLKKRGLWIFGTDMNGTDYRRWDAKGAVGLVIGNEGKGISRLVKENVDEMLTIPMVGEVQSLNAGVAAGLLMYQGFNSRHQL; this is encoded by the coding sequence TTGAATAATGAACAACCAAACCAAGATTTTGTAATTGGACATCATGCGGCTATGGCAAGCTTAAACAGTGAACACTCAATTAACAAAGTGTTTATTCAAGAGGGCCTAAACTCTGAACCAATTAGCCGAGTTATTAAAAAAGCAAACCAACAAAAAATAGTGGTTCAAAGAGTTACAAAGAAAAAGTTGGATTTACTTTCCGATAACCAAAATCACCAGGGTGTCGTTTTGGCGGTGGCAGCTTTTAAATATGCTTCGATGGAAGATGTATTTAAGTTGGCGAAAGAGCGAGAAGAGGAGCCCTTTATTTTAATTTTAGACAACATTGAAGATCCCCATAATCTTGGGTCTATTTTGAGAACAGCGGATGCAGCGGGTGTTCACGGAATCGTTATTCCTAAACGAAGAGCTGTGGGGCTAACTAGCACGGTTGCAAAAACTTCAACTGGAGCAATTGAACGTGTTCCGGTGGTTCAAGTCAGTAATCTCACATCTGCTATTGAAGACTTGAAGAAACGAGGACTTTGGATATTTGGAACGGATATGAACGGAACTGATTACCGCAGATGGGATGCTAAAGGCGCCGTGGGATTAGTTATTGGTAACGAAGGTAAAGGGATTTCAAGATTAGTTAAGGAAAATGTTGATGAAATGTTAACGATTCCTATGGTTGGAGAGGTTCAATCACTAAATGCTGGTGTTGCCGCAGGTCTTTTGATGTATCAAGGATTTAATTCAAGACATCAACTTTAA
- a CDS encoding sigma-70 family RNA polymerase sigma factor: protein MKKRKLSRNEQELLRLAKQGDQEAFNELFNKYLPVVKGLMTKYTIRGFDFDDWLQEGRLVFFKTICNFDIDRGFSLGVFFKNNFTNRICSLLRFEMAYKRKAGFEAQCLELVTNDQGELTINPRVDHSDPHGELLVKEAYSEYETLLSEFEYAVSHQMFKGYSVKTIACNMKCTEKRVQNAIMRCKRKLIQRIYDDGTQ, encoded by the coding sequence GTGAAAAAAAGAAAGTTAAGTCGGAATGAGCAAGAACTGCTTAGACTTGCAAAACAAGGCGACCAGGAAGCATTTAATGAACTGTTTAACAAATATCTTCCAGTTGTAAAGGGACTAATGACTAAGTATACGATTCGTGGGTTTGATTTCGATGATTGGTTACAAGAGGGACGGTTAGTCTTCTTTAAAACTATTTGTAATTTTGATATCGACAGAGGCTTCAGCCTGGGTGTCTTTTTTAAGAATAATTTTACTAATCGAATTTGCAGCCTTTTACGTTTTGAAATGGCGTATAAGCGTAAGGCTGGGTTTGAAGCACAGTGCCTTGAACTGGTAACAAATGACCAAGGAGAGTTAACGATTAATCCACGGGTTGATCATTCTGATCCACATGGAGAATTATTGGTTAAAGAAGCATACAGTGAATACGAAACATTGCTCTCAGAGTTTGAATACGCAGTTTCACACCAGATGTTTAAGGGATATTCTGTCAAAACGATTGCGTGCAATATGAAATGCACAGAAAAACGAGTTCAGAATGCCATTATGCGTTGTAAAAGGAAATTAATTCAACGTATATATGATGATGGGACTCAATAG
- the rpmG gene encoding 50S ribosomal protein L33 encodes MAQKKVALACTVCGSRNYTVAANPNRTERLEVMKYCKHCNRHTLHQENR; translated from the coding sequence ATGGCTCAGAAAAAAGTTGCGTTAGCTTGCACGGTTTGTGGTTCTCGTAACTATACCGTGGCCGCTAACCCTAATCGTACGGAACGTTTGGAAGTAATGAAATATTGTAAACATTGTAACAGACATACTTTGCATCAGGAAAACAGGTAG
- the secE gene encoding preprotein translocase subunit SecE yields the protein MFRFFRSVGTEMKNVDWPNGRQLRRDSTTVIGTSLFFIVFLAIVDWLVQLFLKLFV from the coding sequence ATGTTTCGTTTTTTTAGAAGTGTTGGAACAGAAATGAAAAATGTAGATTGGCCTAATGGAAGACAACTGCGTCGAGACTCGACAACAGTAATTGGAACGTCGCTGTTTTTCATTGTCTTTCTTGCAATTGTGGACTGGTTAGTACAATTGTTCTTGAAACTATTTGTTTAA